Proteins co-encoded in one Streptomyces sp. NBC_01283 genomic window:
- a CDS encoding TIGR03842 family LLM class F420-dependent oxidoreductase encodes MDFGLVLQTDPPAAQVISLMKRAERNGFSYGWTFDSAVLWQEPFVIYSQILAHTERLIVGPMVTNPGTRTWEVTASTFATLNDMYGNRTVCGIGRGDSAMRVAGRTPNTLARISEAMKVIRALASGEEADLGGTTIRFPWIGEGAELPVWMAAYGPKALKMAGEEADGFILQLADPYLTETMVKAVRYAAAAAGRDPASVKICVAAPAYLTQDDSPAALAHAREQCRWFGGMVGNHVADLVAKYGEHSDLVPEALTEYIKAREGYDYSHHGRADNPDTAFVPDDIVDRFCLIGTAQQHIAKLEELKRLGVDQFALYAMHDAREEVIDGYGTTVIPALS; translated from the coding sequence ATGGACTTCGGACTCGTCCTGCAGACCGATCCGCCGGCCGCGCAGGTCATCAGCCTGATGAAGCGCGCCGAGCGGAACGGCTTCAGCTACGGCTGGACCTTCGACTCGGCCGTGCTGTGGCAGGAACCCTTCGTCATCTACAGCCAGATCCTGGCCCACACGGAACGGCTGATCGTCGGCCCGATGGTCACCAACCCGGGCACGCGCACCTGGGAGGTGACGGCCTCCACGTTCGCCACGCTCAACGACATGTACGGCAACCGCACCGTCTGCGGCATCGGCCGCGGCGACAGCGCGATGCGGGTGGCGGGCCGCACCCCGAACACCCTCGCCCGGATCAGCGAGGCGATGAAGGTCATCCGCGCGCTGGCCTCGGGCGAGGAGGCGGACCTGGGCGGCACCACGATCCGCTTCCCGTGGATCGGCGAGGGCGCCGAACTCCCGGTGTGGATGGCCGCGTACGGGCCCAAGGCGCTGAAGATGGCGGGCGAGGAGGCGGACGGCTTCATCCTCCAGCTCGCCGACCCGTATCTGACGGAGACCATGGTGAAGGCGGTCCGCTACGCCGCCGCGGCGGCGGGCCGCGACCCGGCATCGGTGAAGATCTGCGTCGCGGCCCCCGCGTACCTCACGCAGGACGACTCACCTGCCGCGCTCGCCCACGCCCGCGAGCAGTGCCGCTGGTTCGGGGGGATGGTCGGCAACCACGTGGCCGACCTGGTGGCGAAGTACGGCGAACACTCGGACCTGGTCCCCGAGGCTCTCACCGAGTACATCAAGGCCCGCGAGGGTTACGACTACTCCCACCACGGCCGGGCCGACAACCCCGACACGGCCTTCGTCCCCGACGACATCGTGGACCGCTTCTGCCTCATCGGCACGGCACAGCAGCACATCGCCAAGCTGGAGGAGCTGAAGCGCCTGGGAGTCGACCAGTTCGCGCTGTACGCGATGCACGACGCCCGCGAGGAGGTCATCGACGGCTACGGCACCACGGTCATCCCCGCCCTGTCGTGA
- the hydA gene encoding dihydropyrimidinase produces the protein MSTRTLIRGGLVITAAEETHADVLIEDGRIAALAAHGSGAAEAWTADRVIDASHKYVIPGGVDAHTHMDFPFGGTFSSDDFETGTRAAAWGGTTTIVDFAVQTRGQALRAGLDAWYAKADGKCAIDYGFHMILSDVNERTLKEMDHLIEEGVSSFKLFTAYPGVFFSDDGQILRAMQRAAVNGGLIMTHAENGLAIDVLVEQALARGETDPRYHGEVRKTLLEAEATHRVIKLAQVAGAPVYVVHVSAQEAVAELAKARDEGLPVFGETCPQYLFLSTDNLAEPDFEGSKYVCSTPLRPREHQAALWRGLRTNDLQVVSTDHCPFCFVGQKELGRGDFSKIPNGLPGVENRMDLLHQAVVDGHIGRRRWIEIACASPARMFGLYGKKGTIAPGADADVVIYDPAAEQVMSADTHHMNVDYSAYEGKRVTGQVETVLSRGEVVIDQRKFTGHAGHGAYVPRSTTQYLG, from the coding sequence ATGAGTACCCGCACCCTGATCCGCGGCGGACTGGTCATCACCGCCGCCGAAGAGACCCACGCCGACGTGCTGATCGAGGACGGCAGGATCGCGGCCCTCGCGGCACACGGCTCGGGCGCCGCCGAGGCGTGGACCGCGGACCGCGTCATAGACGCCTCCCACAAGTACGTGATCCCGGGGGGAGTCGACGCGCACACGCACATGGACTTCCCCTTCGGCGGCACGTTCTCGTCCGACGACTTCGAGACGGGCACCCGGGCCGCGGCCTGGGGCGGCACCACCACCATCGTGGACTTCGCGGTGCAGACCCGGGGACAGGCGCTGCGCGCGGGCCTCGACGCCTGGTACGCGAAGGCGGACGGCAAGTGCGCGATCGACTACGGCTTCCACATGATCCTCTCGGACGTCAACGAGCGGACCCTGAAGGAAATGGACCACCTCATCGAGGAAGGGGTCAGCTCCTTCAAGCTCTTCACCGCGTACCCCGGAGTCTTCTTCAGCGACGACGGCCAGATCCTGCGGGCGATGCAGCGGGCCGCCGTCAACGGCGGGCTGATCATGACGCACGCGGAGAACGGCCTCGCCATCGACGTCCTGGTGGAGCAGGCCCTCGCCCGCGGCGAGACGGATCCGCGCTACCACGGCGAGGTGCGCAAGACGCTCCTGGAGGCGGAGGCGACGCACCGGGTGATCAAGCTCGCCCAGGTGGCGGGCGCGCCGGTGTACGTGGTGCACGTGTCGGCGCAGGAGGCGGTGGCCGAGCTGGCCAAGGCCCGCGACGAGGGCCTGCCGGTGTTCGGGGAGACCTGCCCGCAGTATCTGTTCCTCTCCACGGACAATCTCGCGGAGCCCGACTTCGAGGGTTCCAAGTACGTCTGCTCGACCCCGCTGCGACCGCGCGAGCACCAGGCCGCGCTCTGGCGCGGGCTGCGCACGAACGACCTCCAGGTGGTCTCCACGGACCACTGCCCGTTCTGCTTCGTGGGGCAGAAGGAACTGGGCCGCGGGGACTTCTCCAAGATCCCGAACGGTCTTCCGGGGGTCGAGAACCGCATGGACCTCCTCCACCAGGCCGTGGTGGACGGGCACATCGGCCGCCGCCGCTGGATCGAGATCGCCTGCGCGAGCCCGGCCCGGATGTTCGGCCTGTACGGCAAGAAGGGCACGATCGCGCCGGGCGCGGACGCGGACGTCGTCATCTACGACCCGGCCGCCGAGCAGGTCATGTCGGCGGACACGCACCACATGAACGTGGACTACTCCGCGTACGAGGGCAAGCGCGTCACGGGCCAGGTGGAGACGGTCCTGTCGCGGGGCGAAGTGGTCATCGACCAGCGGAAGTTCACCGGCCACGCCGGGCACGGCGCGTACGTCCCGCGCTCCACCACCCAGTACCTCGGCTAG
- a CDS encoding aspartate aminotransferase family protein, translated as MKDLHTRHRAVLPEWLALYYADPLEITHGEGRRVWDAEGKQYLDFFGGILTTMTAHALPEVTKAVSEQAGRIIHSSTLYLNRPMIDLAERVAGLSGIPDARVFFTTSGTEANDTALLLATSHRRSNQILAMRNSYHGRSFTAVGITGNNAWSPTSLSPLQTLYVHGGVRSRGPYAALSDAEFIEACVADLKDMLGQARGGVAALIAEPIQGVGGFTSPPDGLYAAFREVLWEHGVLWISDEVQTGWGRTGEHFWGWQAHAASGPPDILTFAKGIGNGMSIGGVVASAEVMNSLDSNSISTFGGSPVTMAAGLANLTYLLEHDLQGNARRVGGLLIERLRAICAQLPVVREVRGRGLMIGIELINPETGEAHPQAASAVLEAAREGGLLIGKGGGHDTSVLRIAPPLSLTVAEAEEGAAILEQALRSV; from the coding sequence GTGAAGGACCTCCACACCCGCCACCGGGCCGTGCTGCCCGAGTGGCTCGCCCTCTACTACGCTGACCCGCTGGAGATCACCCACGGCGAGGGCCGCCGCGTCTGGGACGCGGAGGGCAAGCAGTACCTCGACTTCTTCGGCGGCATCCTCACCACCATGACCGCCCACGCGCTGCCCGAGGTCACCAAGGCGGTCAGCGAGCAGGCCGGACGGATCATCCACTCGTCCACGCTCTACCTCAACCGGCCGATGATCGACCTCGCCGAGCGGGTCGCGGGCCTCTCCGGCATCCCGGACGCCCGGGTCTTCTTCACCACATCGGGGACCGAGGCCAACGACACGGCCCTGCTCCTGGCCACCTCGCACCGCCGCTCGAACCAGATCCTGGCGATGCGCAACAGCTACCACGGCCGTTCCTTCACGGCAGTCGGCATCACCGGCAACAACGCCTGGTCGCCGACCAGCCTCTCGCCGCTCCAGACGCTGTACGTGCACGGCGGCGTCCGCAGCCGGGGGCCGTACGCCGCGCTCAGCGACGCCGAGTTCATCGAGGCCTGCGTCGCCGACCTGAAGGACATGCTCGGGCAGGCGCGCGGGGGAGTGGCGGCGCTGATCGCCGAGCCCATCCAGGGCGTCGGCGGCTTCACCTCACCACCGGACGGACTGTACGCCGCCTTCCGCGAAGTCCTGTGGGAGCACGGCGTCCTGTGGATCTCGGACGAGGTGCAGACCGGCTGGGGCCGCACCGGCGAGCACTTCTGGGGCTGGCAGGCGCATGCCGCGAGCGGTCCGCCGGACATCCTGACCTTCGCCAAGGGCATCGGCAACGGCATGTCCATCGGCGGTGTGGTCGCGAGCGCCGAGGTCATGAACTCCCTGGACTCCAACTCCATCTCGACCTTCGGCGGCTCACCGGTCACCATGGCGGCCGGCCTCGCCAACCTCACGTATCTCCTGGAACACGACCTCCAGGGCAACGCGCGGCGCGTCGGCGGTCTGCTCATCGAGCGGCTGCGCGCCATCTGCGCCCAGCTGCCCGTCGTACGCGAGGTGCGCGGCCGGGGCCTGATGATCGGCATCGAGCTGATCAACCCCGAGACGGGCGAGGCCCATCCGCAGGCGGCGTCCGCCGTCCTCGAAGCGGCCCGCGAGGGAGGACTCCTCATCGGCAAGGGCGGCGGCCACGACACCAGCGTCCTGCGCATCGCCCCGCCGCTCTCGCTGACCGTGGCGGAGGCGGAAGAAGGCGCGGCGATCCTCGAACAGGCCCTGCGGAGCGTCTAG
- a CDS encoding nitrilase-related carbon-nitrogen hydrolase gives MANVVRAALVQATWTGDTESMIAKHEEHAREAARQGAQIIGFQEVFNAPYFCQVQEPEHYRWAEPVPDGPTVTRMRELARETGMVVVVPVFEVEQSGFYYNTAAVIDSDGSYLGKYRKHHIPQVKGFWEKYYFKPGNAGWPVFDTAVGKVGVYICYDRHFPEGWRQLGLNGAQIVYNPSATSRGLSAYLWQLEQPAAAVANEYFIAAINRVGVEEYGDNDFYGTSYFVDPRGQFVGETASDKAEELVVRDLDLGLIEEVRQQWAFYRDRRPDAYEGLVQP, from the coding sequence ATGGCCAACGTCGTACGCGCCGCACTGGTCCAGGCAACCTGGACAGGCGACACCGAATCCATGATTGCCAAGCACGAGGAGCACGCCCGCGAGGCGGCCCGCCAGGGTGCGCAGATCATCGGCTTCCAGGAAGTGTTCAACGCCCCCTACTTCTGCCAGGTGCAGGAGCCCGAGCACTACCGCTGGGCCGAGCCCGTGCCGGACGGACCCACCGTCACGCGGATGCGGGAGCTGGCCCGCGAGACCGGCATGGTCGTAGTCGTCCCGGTCTTCGAGGTCGAGCAGTCCGGGTTCTACTACAACACCGCCGCCGTGATCGACTCCGACGGCTCGTATCTCGGCAAGTACCGCAAGCACCACATCCCCCAGGTCAAGGGCTTCTGGGAGAAGTACTACTTCAAGCCGGGGAACGCGGGCTGGCCCGTCTTCGACACGGCGGTCGGCAAGGTCGGCGTCTACATCTGCTACGACCGCCACTTCCCCGAGGGCTGGCGCCAGCTCGGCCTGAACGGCGCCCAGATCGTCTACAACCCCTCCGCCACCTCCCGCGGCCTCTCCGCCTACCTCTGGCAGCTGGAACAGCCCGCCGCGGCCGTCGCCAACGAGTACTTCATCGCCGCGATCAACCGCGTCGGCGTCGAGGAGTACGGCGACAACGACTTCTACGGGACGTCGTACTTCGTCGACCCGCGCGGCCAGTTCGTCGGCGAGACCGCGAGCGACAAGGCCGAGGAACTCGTCGTCAGGGACCTGGACCTGGGGCTCATCGAGGAAGTACGCCAGCAGTGGGCGTTCTACCGCGACCGCCGCCCCGACGCGTACGAAGGACTGGTACAGCCGTGA
- a CDS encoding TetR/AcrR family transcriptional regulator, translated as MAARKERADSVRNRAALLAAAARLFKDADDPDSVKMADIAQAAGAGKGTVFRHFSDRIGLIGALVVEETQQLREQVTDGPPPLGPGTPVAERVPALMAALLDLKLNQRALMLALERAGAGSPYLNPAYGLWHSEVAGMLSAVHGREDADYLAHALLAAVRSDLVEHLTSQGAGPAQLHAGLRTLCASVLAHGAGSGV; from the coding sequence ATCGCCGCCCGCAAGGAGAGAGCCGACTCCGTCCGCAACAGGGCCGCGCTGCTGGCCGCCGCCGCCCGGCTGTTCAAGGACGCCGACGACCCCGACAGCGTCAAGATGGCCGACATCGCCCAGGCCGCCGGTGCCGGAAAGGGCACGGTCTTCCGGCACTTCTCCGACCGCATCGGCCTGATCGGCGCGCTGGTCGTCGAGGAGACGCAGCAGCTGCGCGAACAGGTCACCGACGGTCCGCCGCCGCTCGGTCCCGGCACACCGGTGGCCGAGCGGGTGCCCGCGCTCATGGCCGCACTCCTCGACCTCAAGCTGAACCAGCGCGCACTGATGCTGGCCCTGGAGCGGGCGGGGGCCGGCAGTCCCTACCTCAATCCGGCGTACGGACTCTGGCACTCCGAAGTCGCCGGAATGCTGTCCGCCGTACACGGGCGCGAGGATGCCGACTACCTCGCGCACGCCCTGCTCGCCGCCGTTCGCAGCGACCTGGTCGAGCACCTGACCAGCCAGGGCGCCGGTCCCGCGCAACTGCACGCGGGCCTGCGGACGCTCTGCGCCTCCGTCCTCGCTCACGGCGCGGGCAGCGGCGTGTGA
- a CDS encoding nuclear transport factor 2 family protein codes for MTTHPATGTPHTSATDVFTRSLDLLLAKDIDGWVGLWAPDGIFEFPFALPGAPRRLVGREAVRDYMADYPDHIDLRSFEDLTVHRTDDPETIVVELRGTGRAVATGRPFDMPYIQVVTVQEGRITRFRDYWNGALAADVFDGEIPVGAARPGEDR; via the coding sequence ATGACGACACACCCCGCCACCGGGACGCCGCACACATCGGCGACCGACGTGTTCACCCGCTCCCTCGACCTCCTGCTCGCCAAGGACATCGACGGCTGGGTCGGCCTGTGGGCGCCGGACGGAATCTTCGAGTTCCCCTTCGCGCTCCCCGGAGCTCCGCGGCGACTCGTGGGCCGCGAGGCGGTACGCGACTACATGGCCGACTATCCCGACCACATCGACCTGCGGAGCTTCGAGGACCTGACCGTCCACCGCACCGACGACCCCGAGACGATCGTCGTGGAGCTGCGCGGCACCGGCCGGGCGGTCGCCACCGGACGCCCCTTCGACATGCCGTACATCCAGGTCGTCACGGTTCAGGAGGGCCGGATCACGCGCTTCCGCGACTACTGGAACGGCGCGCTGGCGGCCGACGTCTTCGACGGGGAGATCCCCGTGGGCGCCGCTCGCCCCGGAGAGGACCGATGA
- a CDS encoding NAD(P)H-binding protein, whose protein sequence is MTMRFLITGGTGTTGRRVAAALAGRGMSVRPGSRTPAPDTDQVRFDWADPATHGPALTGADGVYLVPPIGDAAPARLMVPFLERALDAGVRRFVLLSSSAIAEGDPGAGEVHRALRQLAPEWAVLRPSWFMQNFVTPGHPHVESIRTADEIVTATGRGRVAFVDADDIAAVAVRALTDERPHNAAHLITGPQALGYSDVAEAVSKVSGREIRHRSVPVAEFRERLSATGMPEAFTHVLAAMDDGIAHGSEDRVDPTVERITGRAARSFADFAVENAAAWAPAP, encoded by the coding sequence ATGACGATGCGCTTCCTGATCACCGGCGGTACGGGAACCACCGGCCGCCGCGTGGCGGCAGCCCTGGCCGGCCGGGGCATGTCCGTACGCCCCGGCAGCCGCACCCCGGCGCCGGACACCGACCAGGTCCGCTTCGACTGGGCCGACCCCGCCACGCACGGCCCCGCCCTCACCGGCGCGGACGGCGTCTATCTGGTGCCGCCCATCGGGGACGCCGCCCCGGCCCGGCTGATGGTGCCGTTCCTGGAGCGTGCGCTCGACGCGGGCGTCCGCCGCTTCGTGCTGCTGAGTTCCTCAGCCATCGCCGAGGGCGACCCAGGGGCGGGCGAAGTCCACCGGGCGCTGCGCCAACTGGCCCCGGAGTGGGCGGTGTTGCGCCCCTCGTGGTTCATGCAGAACTTCGTCACCCCGGGCCATCCGCACGTCGAGAGCATCCGCACCGCGGATGAGATCGTGACGGCCACCGGGCGCGGACGCGTGGCGTTCGTCGACGCGGACGACATCGCGGCCGTCGCCGTACGGGCCCTGACGGACGAGCGGCCGCACAACGCGGCACATCTGATCACCGGGCCACAGGCGCTCGGCTACTCGGATGTCGCGGAGGCCGTCTCCAAGGTCTCAGGGCGCGAGATCCGGCATCGCTCCGTCCCGGTCGCGGAGTTCCGCGAGCGGCTCTCGGCCACCGGGATGCCCGAGGCGTTCACTCATGTACTGGCGGCCATGGACGACGGCATCGCGCACGGGTCGGAGGACCGCGTGGACCCCACCGTCGAGCGGATCACCGGCCGGGCGGCCCGCAGCTTCGCGGACTTCGCCGTGGAGAACGCCGCCGCGTGGGCTCCCGCGCCGTAA
- a CDS encoding helix-turn-helix domain-containing protein produces the protein MVRTPLTLEERERGERLGRLLRAARGERSMVEVAASAGLSAETLRKIETGRAPTPAFFTVSALAVALGLSLDEVARACALVPLAPV, from the coding sequence ATGGTGCGGACCCCCCTGACCCTTGAAGAGCGCGAACGCGGCGAGCGGCTCGGCCGGCTCCTGCGTGCCGCGCGTGGTGAGCGGAGCATGGTGGAGGTGGCCGCGAGCGCCGGGCTCTCCGCCGAGACGCTCCGCAAGATCGAGACGGGGCGGGCGCCCACGCCCGCGTTCTTCACCGTGTCGGCGCTGGCCGTCGCGCTCGGCCTCTCGCTGGACGAGGTCGCCCGGGCCTGTGCGCTGGTTCCGCTCGCACCGGTGTGA
- the ggt gene encoding gamma-glutamyltransferase, giving the protein MRRAVVRNLTLLAVGGVLVSVGAAAPPSSPRSAEQASQSPPKVPVAVGYGGAVSSVDADASAAGIEVLKKGGNAVDAAVATAAALGVTEPYSAGVGGGGYFVHYDAKSGKVSTIDGRETAPRTADSGLFLEDGKPIPFADAVTSGLGVGTPGTPATWQSALDKWGSKRLGTLLKPAERLARDGFTVDGTFRSQTESNQARFADFPDTAKLFLPGGALPVVGSTFKNPDLARTYEELGRKGVGAMYRGDIGKDVVRTVNKPPVDPASGRVARRGDLSAKDLKAYAVKRQAPTKTSYRGLDVYSMAPSSSGGTTVGEALNILERTDLSKASKKKYLHRYIEASRVAFADRGRWVGDPAFEDVPTKELLSQRFADSRECLIRDDAVLKSPLAPGDPRDPADCGSGDKAAPTTYEGENTTHLTAADKWGNVVAYTLTIESTGGSGITVPGRGFLLNNELTDFSFAPADPAVHDPNLPGPGKRPRSSIAPTIVLEKGKPLVALGSPGGATIITTVLQTLTGFVDRGLPLVDAIAAPRASQRNAAQTELEPGLWDSPLRADLEAIGHSFKQNPEIGAATGVQRLPGGKWLAAAEKTRRGGGSAMVVHPG; this is encoded by the coding sequence ATGCGTCGTGCTGTCGTACGGAATCTGACGCTATTGGCGGTCGGAGGGGTGTTGGTGTCGGTCGGTGCGGCCGCGCCCCCTTCGTCTCCGCGCTCGGCTGAACAGGCTTCGCAGTCCCCGCCGAAGGTGCCGGTGGCCGTCGGCTACGGCGGTGCCGTCTCCAGCGTCGACGCGGACGCGTCGGCCGCCGGGATCGAGGTCCTGAAGAAGGGCGGCAACGCGGTGGACGCGGCGGTCGCCACGGCGGCGGCCCTCGGCGTGACCGAGCCCTACTCCGCGGGCGTCGGGGGCGGCGGCTACTTCGTCCACTACGACGCCAAGAGCGGCAAGGTGAGCACGATCGACGGCCGCGAGACGGCCCCGCGGACCGCCGATTCCGGCCTCTTCCTGGAGGACGGCAAACCGATCCCCTTCGCGGACGCCGTCACCAGTGGCCTGGGCGTGGGCACCCCCGGCACCCCCGCGACCTGGCAGTCCGCCCTCGACAAATGGGGCAGCAAGCGGCTCGGCACGCTCCTGAAGCCCGCGGAGCGGCTCGCGCGCGACGGGTTCACCGTGGACGGCACCTTCCGCTCGCAGACCGAGTCGAACCAGGCCCGGTTCGCCGACTTCCCGGACACGGCGAAGCTGTTCCTGCCCGGTGGCGCGCTGCCCGTGGTCGGCTCGACCTTCAAGAACCCCGATCTCGCGCGGACGTACGAGGAGCTGGGGCGCAAGGGTGTCGGGGCGATGTACCGGGGCGACATCGGCAAGGACGTCGTACGGACCGTGAACAAGCCGCCGGTGGATCCTGCGTCGGGGCGGGTGGCCCGGCGCGGCGACCTGTCGGCGAAGGACCTGAAGGCGTACGCGGTGAAGCGGCAGGCGCCGACGAAGACCTCCTACCGCGGGCTCGACGTCTACTCGATGGCTCCCTCGTCCTCCGGCGGCACGACGGTCGGCGAGGCGCTCAACATCCTTGAGCGGACCGACCTCTCGAAGGCCTCCAAGAAGAAGTACCTGCACCGGTACATCGAGGCGAGCCGCGTCGCCTTCGCCGACCGCGGGCGGTGGGTGGGCGACCCCGCCTTCGAGGACGTACCGACGAAGGAACTGCTCTCGCAGCGGTTCGCCGACTCGCGGGAGTGCCTGATCCGCGACGACGCGGTCCTCAAGAGCCCGCTCGCGCCGGGCGACCCGCGGGACCCGGCGGACTGCGGGTCCGGTGACAAGGCGGCCCCGACCACGTACGAGGGCGAGAACACGACGCACCTCACGGCTGCCGACAAGTGGGGCAACGTCGTCGCCTACACCCTGACCATCGAGTCGACGGGCGGCAGCGGGATCACCGTGCCGGGGCGCGGGTTCCTGCTCAACAACGAACTGACCGACTTCTCCTTCGCGCCGGCCGACCCGGCCGTGCACGACCCGAACCTGCCGGGTCCGGGCAAGCGGCCCCGGTCCTCGATCGCGCCGACGATCGTCCTGGAGAAGGGGAAGCCGCTGGTCGCCCTGGGCTCGCCCGGCGGTGCCACGATCATCACCACCGTGCTGCAGACCCTGACCGGGTTCGTGGACCGGGGCCTGCCGCTCGTCGACGCGATCGCCGCGCCGCGCGCGAGTCAGCGCAACGCCGCGCAGACCGAGCTGGAGCCGGGGCTCTGGGACAGCCCGTTGCGGGCCGACCTCGAAGCGATCGGCCACTCCTTCAAGCAGAACCCGGAGATCGGGGCCGCGACGGGCGTGCAGCGGCTGCCTGGCGGCAAGTGGCTGGCCGCGGCGGAGAAGACGCGTCGCGGTGGCGGGTCGGCGATGGTGGTGCACCCCGGCTGA
- a CDS encoding Ig-like domain-containing protein codes for MRLLSSTSRRRPIRTRHTGAAVTAAGLAALAAALTACSGSTPASADTSMKKPDISVNLQGKQAKAGSPVKVRLADGRLKQVEVTDSEGAKLSGKVAANGTTWTSDRKAVPGTSYKVEATTDKGGSARTSFRTAAPEQVNKLSLTPGKGTTVGVAQPLSVVFDHPVKNKAEVEKHLKVTTSNDTTGSWGWIKNYDGKDRVDWRPKEYWESGTKVKLDARLGGIDSGTGGGWFVRDYVTGFTVGKSQKVKVDLDSKQATLVRDGKSVKTVPMSAGTPGGDKASWGGTSVLMAKEGTINMRSETVGLGDAYDKMVDNSMRLTWSGMYAHAAPWNASYFGNTNHSSGCIGMSDGDASWLYGQVRVGDPFEVSGSGSKGVPDPGNGYGEWNISWADWQAKSALG; via the coding sequence TTGAGGCTCCTGAGCTCGACGAGTCGCCGACGCCCCATACGCACCCGCCACACCGGGGCCGCGGTCACGGCCGCGGGTCTCGCGGCCCTTGCCGCCGCGCTGACCGCCTGTTCGGGCAGCACCCCGGCATCCGCCGACACCTCGATGAAGAAGCCGGACATATCGGTCAACCTCCAGGGCAAGCAGGCCAAGGCGGGCTCCCCGGTGAAGGTGAGGCTGGCCGACGGCAGGCTGAAGCAGGTCGAGGTCACCGATTCCGAGGGCGCGAAGCTCAGCGGCAAGGTCGCCGCGAACGGCACCACCTGGACCTCGGACCGCAAGGCGGTGCCCGGCACGTCGTACAAGGTCGAGGCGACCACGGACAAGGGCGGCAGCGCGCGGACCTCCTTCAGGACGGCCGCCCCGGAGCAGGTGAACAAGCTGTCCCTGACGCCCGGCAAGGGCACCACGGTCGGCGTCGCGCAGCCCCTCTCCGTCGTCTTCGACCACCCGGTGAAGAACAAGGCCGAGGTCGAGAAGCACCTGAAGGTGACGACCTCGAACGACACGACCGGATCCTGGGGCTGGATCAAGAACTACGACGGCAAGGACCGCGTCGACTGGCGCCCCAAGGAGTACTGGGAGTCCGGCACGAAGGTGAAGCTCGACGCCCGCCTCGGCGGCATCGACTCGGGCACCGGCGGCGGCTGGTTCGTCCGTGACTACGTCACCGGCTTCACGGTCGGCAAGAGCCAGAAGGTCAAGGTCGACCTCGACAGCAAGCAGGCCACGCTCGTGCGCGACGGCAAGAGCGTGAAGACCGTCCCGATGTCGGCGGGCACGCCCGGCGGCGACAAGGCGTCCTGGGGCGGCACGTCCGTCCTGATGGCCAAGGAGGGCACGATCAACATGCGCTCCGAGACGGTCGGGCTCGGCGACGCCTACGACAAGATGGTCGACAACTCGATGCGTCTGACCTGGTCGGGCATGTACGCGCACGCGGCCCCGTGGAACGCCTCGTACTTCGGCAACACCAACCACAGCTCGGGCTGCATCGGCATGAGCGACGGCGACGCCTCCTGGCTCTACGGCCAGGTCCGGGTCGGCGACCCCTTCGAGGTCTCCGGCAGCGGCTCGAAGGGCGTGCCGGACCCGGGCAACGGTTACGGCGAGTGGAACATCTCCTGGGCCGACTGGCAGGCGAAGAGCGCGCTGGGCTGA